A genomic segment from Thermodesulfobacteriota bacterium encodes:
- the rsmA gene encoding 16S rRNA (adenine(1518)-N(6)/adenine(1519)-N(6))-dimethyltransferase RsmA, with protein MSSTKALLTAHDVRPKKSLGQNFLCDPQAAEAIVRHGRIGPADTVVEIGAGTGALTVHAARAASRVYAVETDSRLMDVLTETIREKDIGNVTIVNRNFMDVDLAEFFEKAGSKLVVMGNLPYYISSQILVRLIEKRRLIDRAVLMFQQELADRIAAPPGSRDYGRLSAMLRYCAEVRPLMRVRKELFYPRPAIASAVVGILFKPSSETVSCDDELLFEIIKTAFAKRRKTIKNALASGKSGAPPALWDQILEQAGIDPESRAEALDAPAYVDICRWYKALTQL; from the coding sequence ATGTCATCTACCAAGGCACTGCTGACCGCCCATGATGTCCGCCCGAAAAAAAGTCTGGGCCAGAATTTCCTCTGTGATCCCCAGGCCGCGGAAGCTATTGTCCGGCATGGACGAATCGGACCGGCGGACACGGTCGTGGAGATCGGCGCCGGTACAGGCGCGCTGACCGTTCACGCCGCCCGGGCCGCCTCCAGAGTGTACGCCGTCGAAACCGACAGCCGGCTGATGGATGTGCTGACGGAAACCATCCGGGAAAAAGATATTGGCAACGTAACCATCGTCAACCGCAACTTCATGGATGTGGATCTGGCCGAATTCTTTGAAAAGGCGGGTAGCAAACTGGTTGTCATGGGAAACCTTCCTTATTATATCTCCTCCCAGATACTGGTTCGCCTGATTGAAAAACGCCGGCTGATTGACCGGGCCGTGCTGATGTTCCAGCAGGAACTGGCCGACCGCATCGCCGCCCCACCGGGAAGCAGGGATTATGGCCGTCTGTCGGCCATGCTGCGCTACTGCGCCGAGGTCAGACCGCTGATGCGGGTTCGGAAAGAGCTCTTTTACCCCAGGCCCGCGATTGCGTCGGCCGTGGTCGGTATTCTATTTAAACCCTCTTCCGAAACGGTTTCCTGCGACGACGAGCTACTTTTTGAAATTATCAAAACCGCCTTTGCCAAACGTCGGAAAACCATCAAAAACGCCCTCGCGTCCGGGAAATCCGGAGCGCCTCCGGCACTATGGGATCAGATACTGGAACAGGCCGGAATCGATCCGGAAAGCCGGGCGGAAGCCCTTGACGCGCCGGCGTATGTTGATATATGCAGATGGTATAAAGCATTGACACAACTTTGA
- a CDS encoding formylglycine-generating enzyme family protein, whose product MVVFMSAGEIIRRWGVAITLCFLLLLAMPVAGFSPARADTGAGMILTAITAACRPRIKAADAAPSADSVFTNDLGMTFVYIPPGKFIMGSAENEPGRDNDEKQHKTTLTRGFYIQTTEVTQAQWTAIMGKNPSHFLSCGGNCPVEQVSWNDVQEFIKKLNQTGKRIYRLPTEAEWEYACRAGTTGPFNTGDCLSTDQANYDGKFFQQGCSAGVTRNSLVAVKSFAPNAWGLYDMHGNVWEWCADWSGEYSSFMVVDPVGPSAGQARIFRGGGWSSGARGCRSAERNWRGPDFKSSIIGFRLVVSQ is encoded by the coding sequence ATGGTCGTGTTTATGTCTGCGGGGGAGATTATCAGGCGATGGGGGGTCGCCATAACGCTATGCTTTCTGCTGCTTTTGGCAATGCCGGTCGCCGGGTTTTCACCCGCCCGGGCCGATACTGGCGCGGGCATGATACTCACGGCCATAACCGCCGCCTGCCGGCCAAGGATCAAAGCGGCGGACGCGGCTCCATCCGCTGACTCCGTTTTTACCAATGATCTGGGGATGACGTTTGTATATATCCCGCCGGGCAAGTTCATTATGGGAAGCGCGGAGAACGAACCGGGCAGGGATAACGATGAGAAGCAGCATAAGACGACGCTGACCAGGGGGTTTTACATTCAGACCACCGAGGTGACTCAGGCGCAGTGGACGGCGATCATGGGGAAAAATCCGTCCCATTTCCTGTCGTGCGGGGGAAACTGCCCGGTGGAGCAGGTCTCCTGGAATGACGTTCAGGAGTTCATCAAGAAGCTCAATCAAACGGGTAAACGGATTTATCGGCTTCCCACGGAAGCCGAGTGGGAGTATGCCTGCCGAGCGGGCACAACCGGTCCGTTCAACACCGGCGATTGCCTGTCCACGGATCAGGCCAATTATGACGGCAAGTTTTTTCAGCAGGGATGTTCCGCGGGCGTGACAAGAAACTCGCTTGTCGCGGTCAAAAGCTTCGCGCCCAATGCCTGGGGGCTTTACGATATGCATGGTAATGTCTGGGAGTGGTGCGCGGACTGGTCCGGGGAGTACTCTTCTTTCATGGTGGTCGATCCCGTCGGCCCTTCCGCCGGTCAGGCCCGTATTTTCCGCGGCGGCGGTTGGAGCAGCGGGGCCCGGGGCTGTCGTTCGGCGGAACGGAACTGGCGCGGTCCTGATTTTAAAAGCAGCATCATCGGGTTCCGTCTGGTTGTCAGTCAATAA
- a CDS encoding acyl-CoA dehydrogenase C-terminal domain-containing protein, with amino-acid sequence MAQQLADRRDMDFVMWEQLDGEAFLKKFGFKEFNKKTCEMVLNEARALAIKEILPSLSESDSEGLKFDAGTVTVPESFHRLRQLLLEGDWQSLMVEEEMGGQGAPGFLAAAVSELFMAANWPLYTYVTLGASTAGMIHRHGTEEQKKLYVDKLISGEWGGTMALTEPNAGTDVGALETSAVKNPDGTYSLTGNKIFITNAEHNLTENIINPVLARIEGHEPGTKGISIFIVPKYLVNPDGSLGARNDIVCTGIEEKQGIHASATCSLSMGSKGKCIGFLLGKEKQGMRIMFEMMNEARMATGLQAFAYATAAHMIAVNYARQRIQSKEITSFRDPNAPSVAIIKHPDVRRNLLWMKSMVDGMRSFFYYTSLVGQMSHMSTDPKEKEFNSDMFELLTPLIKEYLSLRGFEVCVQAMQVLGGSGYIKEYLVEQYMRDCKITSIYEGCSGVHAMDLLGRKMTMKQGQLFSNFLAEVNKTIAAAKQVEATKDMAGQLEKLAKRLGEAAMHLGVTAMGGKIKEAFAHSLPFLHAMGDTIMGWMLLWRAMAAAPKIAGAKKSDVDFYNGQVKTAEFFLNTVVYQTLGSLDSVMATCPAAIEITDDGFGGL; translated from the coding sequence ATGGCGCAGCAACTGGCGGACAGACGGGACATGGACTTTGTCATGTGGGAGCAGCTTGACGGCGAAGCGTTTCTGAAAAAGTTCGGGTTCAAGGAGTTCAATAAAAAGACCTGTGAAATGGTCTTGAACGAGGCCCGTGCCCTGGCCATCAAGGAGATCCTGCCCTCCTTGAGCGAAAGCGACAGCGAAGGGCTGAAGTTCGACGCCGGCACCGTCACCGTTCCGGAATCCTTCCACCGTCTCCGGCAGTTGCTGCTCGAGGGCGACTGGCAGAGTCTGATGGTGGAGGAGGAGATGGGCGGTCAGGGTGCCCCGGGCTTTCTGGCGGCCGCGGTAAGCGAATTGTTCATGGCCGCCAACTGGCCCCTCTACACCTATGTCACCCTGGGCGCCAGCACCGCCGGCATGATCCATCGCCACGGCACCGAGGAACAGAAAAAACTGTACGTGGACAAACTGATCTCCGGCGAATGGGGCGGTACCATGGCCCTGACCGAACCTAACGCCGGCACGGACGTGGGCGCCCTGGAGACCTCGGCCGTGAAGAACCCCGACGGCACCTATTCGTTGACCGGCAACAAGATCTTCATCACCAACGCCGAGCACAACCTGACCGAGAACATCATCAACCCGGTGCTGGCCCGCATCGAAGGCCATGAGCCCGGCACCAAGGGCATTTCCATTTTCATCGTGCCCAAGTACCTGGTCAATCCCGACGGCAGCCTGGGCGCGCGCAACGACATCGTCTGCACCGGCATCGAGGAGAAGCAGGGCATTCACGCCAGCGCCACCTGCAGCCTCAGCATGGGCTCCAAGGGCAAATGCATCGGCTTCCTGCTGGGCAAGGAAAAGCAGGGCATGCGCATCATGTTCGAGATGATGAACGAAGCCCGCATGGCCACCGGCCTGCAGGCCTTTGCCTATGCCACCGCCGCTCACATGATCGCCGTCAACTACGCCCGGCAGCGGATCCAGAGCAAGGAGATCACCAGTTTCCGGGATCCCAACGCGCCGTCGGTGGCCATCATCAAGCATCCGGACGTGCGCCGCAACCTGCTGTGGATGAAATCCATGGTGGACGGCATGCGCAGCTTCTTCTACTACACCAGCCTGGTCGGCCAGATGTCCCACATGTCCACCGATCCCAAGGAAAAGGAGTTCAACTCCGACATGTTCGAGCTGCTCACCCCGCTGATCAAGGAGTACCTCTCCCTGCGGGGATTTGAAGTATGCGTCCAGGCCATGCAGGTGCTGGGCGGCTCCGGCTACATCAAGGAATACCTGGTGGAACAGTACATGCGCGACTGCAAGATCACCTCCATCTATGAAGGCTGCAGCGGGGTTCACGCCATGGACCTGCTGGGCCGCAAGATGACCATGAAACAGGGCCAGCTTTTCTCAAACTTCCTGGCCGAGGTCAACAAGACCATCGCCGCGGCCAAACAGGTCGAGGCCACCAAAGACATGGCCGGGCAGCTGGAAAAACTGGCCAAGCGGCTGGGCGAGGCGGCCATGCACCTGGGCGTCACGGCCATGGGCGGAAAAATCAAGGAAGCCTTTGCCCACTCCCTGCCGTTCCTCCATGCCATGGGCGATACCATCATGGGTTGGATGCTGCTGTGGAGGGCCATGGCCGCCGCGCCGAAGATCGCCGGAGCCAAGAAGTCCGATGTCGATTTTTACAACGGCCAGGTCAAGACGGCCGAGTTCTTCCTCAACACCGTCGTCTACCAGACCCTGGGCAGCCTGGATTCGGTCATGGCCACCTGCCCGGCCGCCATCGAGATTACCGATGACGGGTTCGGCGGGTTATAA
- a CDS encoding class I SAM-dependent RNA methyltransferase: protein MTSSNQGAGRTQEPLCPFFCPGCHNRKLSPQERLDEKRRFVSQILSAWGDRIGPVREPAEENRKGYREKVCLAAEWGEGGWRIGLRHRQALIPIHHCPLHSSRVNTIIGLMAGVLPAAGSFPLAYYLQSGSQVTLVVKIRDLPDLSWLTAEVTGAFARAGGQGLWLHLHPAAGRRVTAKNTWHLVWGEPRSIDSTGLIYGPTAFQQLIPDLSRAALDEAESFLAPGADDGVLDLYCGIGGSLRRWAGRAGCVAGVEISAESVECAGINAPSATILRGAARQRLPQLAELLTVDPDHRLLYVNPPRTGIEPEVLDWIADVFRPKRIACLSCNAVSLNRDLSRLTAGGYEVEKIIPFDFFPETRYLEMLALLTRE, encoded by the coding sequence ATGACAAGTAGCAACCAGGGGGCAGGGCGGACGCAGGAGCCGCTCTGCCCTTTTTTTTGTCCCGGGTGCCACAACCGCAAACTTTCACCGCAAGAGCGGCTGGACGAAAAGCGCAGGTTCGTCAGCCAGATCTTGTCTGCCTGGGGGGATCGGATTGGCCCGGTACGGGAGCCGGCTGAAGAAAACCGGAAAGGGTACCGGGAAAAGGTCTGCCTGGCGGCCGAATGGGGAGAGGGCGGCTGGCGCATAGGTTTGCGTCACCGGCAGGCCCTGATCCCCATCCATCACTGTCCCCTGCACTCATCCCGCGTCAATACCATTATCGGCCTGATGGCCGGCGTCCTGCCAGCGGCCGGGTCATTTCCCCTGGCCTATTATCTGCAATCCGGCAGCCAGGTGACCCTGGTGGTCAAGATCCGGGACCTTCCGGACCTTTCCTGGCTGACTGCCGAAGTGACCGGAGCGTTCGCGCGGGCCGGCGGCCAGGGACTGTGGCTGCATCTGCATCCCGCGGCCGGCCGCCGGGTAACGGCCAAAAACACCTGGCATCTTGTCTGGGGCGAGCCCCGGTCCATCGACTCTACCGGTCTGATTTATGGCCCGACCGCTTTTCAGCAGTTGATCCCGGATCTGTCCCGGGCGGCCCTGGACGAAGCCGAATCCTTTCTGGCCCCGGGGGCGGATGATGGGGTTCTGGACCTGTACTGCGGCATCGGCGGCAGTCTGCGGCGCTGGGCCGGTCGTGCCGGGTGTGTGGCGGGCGTTGAAATCAGCGCCGAGAGCGTGGAATGCGCCGGGATCAATGCCCCATCGGCGACTATCCTGCGGGGCGCGGCCCGGCAGCGTCTGCCCCAGTTGGCGGAGTTGCTGACCGTGGACCCTGACCACCGACTGCTCTATGTCAATCCACCGCGGACGGGCATTGAACCGGAAGTGCTGGACTGGATCGCGGATGTGTTCCGGCCGAAACGGATCGCCTGTCTTTCCTGCAATGCTGTCAGCCTGAACAGAGACCTCTCGCGGTTGACCGCGGGCGGTTATGAGGTGGAAAAGATCATCCCTTTTGATTTTTTCCCCGAGACCCGTTACCTGGAGATGCTGGCGCTGCTGACGCGGGAGTGA